A section of the Phaseolus vulgaris cultivar G19833 chromosome 8, P. vulgaris v2.0, whole genome shotgun sequence genome encodes:
- the LOC137824660 gene encoding uncharacterized protein, with the protein MVEKARREYLLQVQETIKMEILMGQTVGPLDWKVAELQAENSSLLERSQMVEELEAENSSLRQQDSQRVEMLKAAKEATAAAEKKLEEAVGKLRPTSSINKSNNGSERKLELVNTYTESTDGRDQGHPGSQQGIAQVQ; encoded by the exons atggtggagaaggccaggagggagtacttgctgcaggtccaggagaccatcaagatggagatcttgatggggcagactgttggtCCTCTGGACTGGAAGGTGGCAgagttacaggctgagaatTCCTCTTTGCTCGAACGTAgtcagatggtggaggagttaGAGGCTGAGaactcctccctacgccaacaggaTTCTCAGCGGGTAGAGATGCTCAAGGCCGCCAAGGAGGCAACTGCTGCCGCCGaaaagaagcttgaggaggcagtgggcaagct GAGGCCAACGAGCAGTATAAACAAGAGCAATAACGGATCCGAGAGGAAGCTAGAGCTGGTAAACACTTATACAGAATCGACTGATGGTAGAGATCAAGGCCACCCGGGTAGCCAACAAGGAATTGCGCAAGTCCAATGA